One genomic window of Burkholderia diffusa includes the following:
- a CDS encoding primosomal protein N' encodes MDGTYLRVALDHPLATLFDYRCDIQPAPEPGTLVQVPFGKRQVVGLVCEVTTHTDVPPSRLRAVDAICTELPPLAPDWLALVSFAADYYQRGRGEVALPALPQALRDAQRWGRLLAPEVRHRLTESGRAALPDALPARGAAMRRLAQALADTDSLTLPDARALHPKAAATLDDWAARGWVAIEEIGWAEAPVSKAVDNLSTTSGRTVPPALTDQQAEALDAIRAAQGFAPFLLHGVTGSGKTEVYLHALAALLDARPDAQALVLVPEINLTPQFEAAFRARFAGTLADDAIVTLHSGLAEGERARNWLAAHTGRARIVLGTRLAVLASLPMLALIVVDEEHEPAYKQQEGLRYSARDLAVWRAKHLGIPVVLGSATPSLESWWQAEQGRYTRLTLSRRAVADATLPTVRLIDLEEERRRGRASMGGLSGPLVAALQARLERGEQSLVFLNRRGYAPQLACDACGWVAGCPRCSAYVVLHKPEHALRCHHCGWEARIPRSCPECGNVDIAPLGRGTQRIEEALAEAVPGARILRIDADSTRRKGSAQALFSDVHAGEVDILVGTQMIAKGHDFQRVSLVGVLNADTALFSHDFRASERLFAQLMQVSGRAGRAGLPGEVLVQTRYPRHALYHALGRQDYVGFANSTLGERRDAHLPPFVYQALLRAEGRTLDAALAFLQQAAAALPGLPGADRVTVYDAVPMTIVKVANVHRAQLLLESASRAALQHALRAWQPALRALKGVLRWSVEVDPLDI; translated from the coding sequence ATGGACGGCACGTACCTGCGGGTCGCCCTCGACCACCCGCTCGCCACCCTGTTCGACTATCGCTGCGACATCCAGCCGGCGCCCGAGCCCGGCACCTTGGTGCAGGTGCCGTTCGGCAAGCGGCAGGTTGTCGGCCTCGTCTGCGAAGTGACGACTCACACCGACGTGCCGCCGTCCCGGTTGCGGGCGGTCGATGCGATCTGCACCGAGCTGCCGCCGCTTGCGCCGGATTGGCTCGCGCTCGTGTCGTTCGCGGCCGACTACTACCAGCGCGGCCGTGGCGAAGTTGCGCTGCCGGCGCTACCGCAGGCGCTGCGTGATGCGCAGCGCTGGGGTCGGCTGCTGGCACCCGAGGTGCGGCACCGGCTGACCGAATCCGGCCGCGCGGCGCTGCCCGACGCACTGCCGGCGCGCGGGGCCGCAATGCGGCGGCTCGCGCAGGCGCTCGCCGACACCGATTCGCTGACGTTGCCCGATGCGCGTGCGTTGCATCCGAAGGCAGCCGCCACGCTCGACGACTGGGCGGCGCGCGGCTGGGTCGCCATCGAGGAAATCGGCTGGGCCGAGGCACCTGTGTCCAAAGCTGTGGATAACCTGTCGACAACCAGTGGACGAACTGTGCCGCCGGCGCTCACCGACCAGCAGGCGGAGGCGCTCGACGCGATCCGTGCCGCGCAGGGTTTCGCGCCGTTTCTGCTGCATGGCGTGACCGGCAGCGGCAAGACCGAGGTTTATCTGCATGCGCTCGCCGCGTTGCTCGATGCGCGGCCCGATGCGCAGGCGCTCGTGCTCGTGCCCGAAATCAACCTGACACCGCAGTTCGAGGCCGCGTTCCGCGCGCGCTTCGCGGGCACGCTCGCCGACGACGCGATCGTCACGCTGCACAGCGGGCTCGCCGAGGGCGAGCGTGCGCGCAACTGGCTCGCCGCGCACACGGGCCGCGCGCGGATCGTGCTCGGCACGCGGCTCGCGGTGCTCGCGTCGCTGCCGATGCTCGCGCTGATCGTCGTCGACGAGGAGCACGAGCCTGCGTACAAGCAGCAGGAAGGGCTGCGCTATTCGGCGCGCGATCTTGCCGTGTGGCGCGCGAAGCATCTCGGCATTCCGGTCGTGCTCGGTTCGGCGACGCCGTCGCTCGAGAGCTGGTGGCAGGCCGAGCAGGGCCGTTACACGCGGCTCACACTATCGCGCCGCGCGGTGGCCGACGCGACGCTGCCGACCGTTCGGCTGATCGATCTCGAAGAGGAGCGGCGGCGCGGGCGCGCGTCGATGGGCGGGCTGTCGGGCCCGCTCGTCGCGGCGTTGCAGGCGCGGCTCGAGCGCGGCGAACAGAGCCTCGTGTTCCTGAACCGGCGCGGTTACGCGCCACAGCTCGCGTGCGATGCGTGCGGCTGGGTCGCCGGTTGCCCGCGCTGCAGCGCCTACGTCGTGCTGCACAAGCCCGAGCATGCGCTGCGCTGCCATCACTGCGGCTGGGAAGCACGCATCCCGCGGTCGTGCCCGGAATGCGGGAACGTCGACATCGCGCCGCTCGGGCGCGGCACCCAACGCATCGAAGAGGCGCTCGCTGAGGCCGTGCCTGGCGCACGCATCCTGCGGATCGATGCGGACAGTACGCGGCGCAAGGGCAGTGCGCAGGCGCTGTTCTCCGACGTGCATGCCGGCGAAGTCGACATCCTGGTCGGCACGCAGATGATCGCGAAGGGGCACGACTTCCAGCGCGTGTCGCTCGTCGGCGTGCTCAATGCCGACACCGCGCTGTTCTCGCATGACTTCCGCGCGAGCGAGCGGCTGTTCGCGCAACTGATGCAGGTGAGCGGCCGTGCAGGGCGCGCCGGACTGCCGGGCGAGGTGCTCGTGCAGACGCGTTACCCGCGTCACGCGCTGTATCACGCGCTCGGCCGGCAGGATTACGTCGGCTTCGCGAATTCGACGCTCGGCGAGCGCCGGGACGCGCACCTGCCGCCGTTCGTCTACCAGGCGCTGCTGCGTGCCGAAGGACGCACGCTCGATGCGGCGCTCGCATTCCTGCAGCAGGCCGCGGCCGCATTGCCGGGGCTGCCGGGCGCCGATCGCGTGACCGTCTACGACGCGGTGCCGATGACGATCGTCAAGGTCGCGAACGTTCACCGCGCGCAGTTGCTGCTCGAAAGCGCGTCGCGGGCCGCACTGCAGCATGCGCTGCGCGCATGGCAGCCGGCGCTGCGTGCGCTGAAGGGCGTGCTGCGGTGGAGCGTCGAGGTCGATCCGCTGGATATCTGA